The sequence GCCCCCGGCGACAGTTTTCCCCACGACATCGCAGACGGCATCGAGGGCAGCGGCAGCTGATGCCTTATCAGAACCGAGCGCGGTAGCGATTGCGGCCACAAGATCGGACTTAGCGATTGGTTTGTTCATATACTCACTCCTTGAATGTAAGCGCTTTGATATTGTTGTTCTGTTGCTTCACCTGATTGGCAAATCCGGCTGGAATATTCAATCGACATCCAGCGTGGACGGATTGTTCACGGAAGTTCAACAGGAAAGATGCGGTCGATGTTAAACTGCCTTGTCGGCCTAGCCGAGGACGTGGCGGGTTTGGAGGACAGGAGAGAAGCCATGTCCATCGAAACCTTACCCGCCCTTCGTCCCGCGCGTGCCCCCTGGAACAAGGGGCGCATCATTGGCCAGAAGCGCCCACTTTTACCGAAACATGTCTGGTCCATCCGTGTGCGGCTGGAAATGGCGGAGAACAGGCGCGATCTCGCGCTGTTCAATATGGCTGTCGACAGCAAACTCCGGGGTTCCGATCTGGTCTGCCTGAGGGTGAACGATGTTTACGCTGCAGGCCGTGTCAAGGAACGTGCTTCAGTCACGCAAAGCAAGACGCGCAAGCCTGTGCGCTTCGAGATCACCGAAACCACGCGCCTTTCATTGGAACGATGGATCAAGGATCCTGAAATGGTCGGCTGTGAGTATCTCTGGCCAAGCCGTCTCCATGCCAGCCCGCACCTGTCCACGCGGCAATATGCGCGGATCATGCGCGACTGGGTGCTCTCGATCGGGTTGGAACCAAGCGCTTACGGCACCCATTCTATGCGGCGCACCAAGGTTGCCCAGATTTACAAGAAGACCGGCAACTTGCGCGCCGTTCAACTGCTGCTTGGCCACACGAAGATGGACAGCACTGTGCGTTATCTCGGCGTTGATCTGGACGATGCGCTGTCCTTGTCGGAAGGGATCGACCTTTAAGCTGTGCCTGGCCGGATTACACCGGCCAGGCATGTCGCCAAAAGCGACATTTCCTTGACTTTGCGCCGCGCGTCGCCTAAAGCTACATCATGAAGCAGATCAGCTATACGAAAGCCGCCATCAAGGCATTGCGACGGATGCCTGCAAACACGGCCACGCTGATCCGCACCAAGATCGAGGCTTATGCGCAGGATCCAGGCGCGCAGGCCCATAACGTGAAATCCCTGAAAGGCCGAGAGGGGATCAGACTTCGGGTCGGGGATTGGCGGGTGATCATGGATGATCAGGGCAATGTCCTGGCCGTTCTGGACATCGGCCCTCGGGGCGGCATCTATGACTGAAGGGGCATGACATGAACGAGATGGTGACGATTTCACGCGAAGAATATGATCGCCTGCGGGCCGCGGCTGAAGATCTGGCCGACCTACAGACCTATGACCGCGCAAAGGCCGCACTTGCGGCAGGCGAGGATGAACTGATCCCCGCGGACTACGTGAACCGGCTGCTGAACGGCGAAAACGCTTTACGCGTCTACCGCGACCTGCGCGCGATGACGCAAGCTGCCCTTGCCGAAAAAGCGGGGGTGAACCGCGTGACCGTGGCCGAGATCGAGACCGGTCGCAAGCAGGGCTCGGTCGCGACCCTTCGGGCCTTGGCCAATGCGCTCGGCGTAAGCTTGGATGATCTGGCCGACTAAGGTCGCCAAAAGGGTCCTGTCGAGCTGTTCAATTATATCTTGGTTTCTTTGCGCCGGGTTTTTTTCTTTACGGCCGGGGCGATTTTCGGAATCGGCTCCTTTACGGGTGCAGCCTCTTCCATATCCAGGCCAAACAAGGCGGCCATATCATCGGTCTTCAAAATATTATCTGGTGACGGAGAAGGTTTCGCAAGCGGCGTTTTAAGGTCGATATTAGCGATTAAATCCTGATGGTTGACCCCGCGTAGAACAAAGAGAAGTTCGGGTTGTTGATCAAGACGCGCACCAATGCCGTAGATAGTCGCAGCAACATGTTTGCACATGGACGCCCAATCAGGACAGGTACAGGAAAGCTTGATCTCTGAAGGCTTAGGAAACAGCCCCGTACCTGGCTGACATAATCGCTCCATAACTGGTTTTGACAATTTGCCTTGCAGCAGATCGACCAAAGAGTCGATGCCATTGGCGCAGTCGTCGCGCAGAGCTTTCCAATGGTCTTTTGGCAGCGGCTCAATTGTTATTTTAACTGTATAAAGCGAGGAACCAGCGACGTTCGCGGTTACTTGTCCAGAGGTGATCTGTAGGTCGACGACCGAGCCGTTACGCACATAGGTACGACCGCGTGGCAGGCGGCTGTTATAATCGCCAAAACTCTCCATGGTGCTGCACCATGCCTTGCCCCAGGCTGTGGTTGCGATCGTACGACCAGAGATAGCAACAGGTGAAACAGGGTGCCCCGCCTTGCGCAGTTTGGCCATTGCCCGTTCAGCTTTTCTTCTGCGTTCAGCCACTGGCACATATCGACCCCACTGCGACATGGAACTTACTCCTTTGAGACCGATGCAAGATCAAGGGCGACGAGGCGCAGCAAAGCGTCATCGGTCATTTCGGTCAAGTTCATTTCGGCTGATCCCCCCAGCACTTCCTCTGACAAGGATTTCTTTGACTCGATCATAGCATCAATTTTTTCCTCGACGGTTCCGGCGCAGACAAACTTATGAACCAATACGTTGCGCTTCTGTCCGATGCGGAAAGCGCGGTCTGTGGGGCGTTGTTGCATGGATCCTACGGTTTCTGTTAGGAGGCCGTTTCCCTGATCGATTGGATAGCGTTGATGCCGCATAAATTCAATGACGGCCGCCGGCACAAGTTCGAGAAGAAGCGGTACCGCATTACGAACTGGGCTGGCTATAACGAAAGCCTGCGTCGGCGGGGCGATGTAACAATTTGGCTAAGCCCCGAGGTTGAAGCTGCATGGCGTGCAGAGCGCCGCAAGACACGGGGTGGCCAGCCAGTTTATTCTGACCTGTCTATTGTGACCTGCCTGACACTTGGCATCGTTTACAACCAGCCGCTGCGCCAGACCGAAGGGTTTGTAGGCAGCCTTGTGAAGCTCATGGGGCTGGATTTGCTGGTGCCCGACTACTCGACCCTGTCACGTCGCGGGGCCGGTTTGATCTTGCCGATGAAAGCGCGCGCGTCGACGGATGGCCCGATTCATCTTGTCGTAGATAGCACGGGCCTGAAGATATTTGGCGAAGGCGAGTGGCTGGAAAACAAGCACAAAACAAAGGCCAAACGCAAATCCTGGCGCAAGCTGCATCTTGGGCTGGACCTTGTCACCGGCGAAATTGCCTGCTCTGAACTGACCACCGATGATGTGGGTGATCCGACCGCCTTGCCAGAGCTTCTGGATCAGATTGACGGGGACGTGACACGCTTCATCGCCGACGGCGCCTATGACGGCGACCCGACCAGCGACTTGCTCGTGAAGCTGTTTGGGGTTGATGTCGAGATCACTATTCCGCCTCCCAAGACTGCAGTTCTCAGCGCCGAGGCTGTGGGCAATCCAACGCTGCGCGACCAGCGCATTGCCGCAATACGCACAGGCGGGCGTATGGCCTGGCAGGTGAGCAGCGGATACAATCAGCGCAGCCGCGGTGAAACACAAATGGGTCGCTGGAAGATGGTCATCGGCCCCAAACTGAAAGCGCGCAGCTTTCCCAACCAGAAAACAGAAGCCAAGATCGGCACCCACATTCTGAACAAGATGACCGAACTTGGCCGTGCCAAGTTCGAAGTCGTCGCTTGACCAAATGAGCGGGTAAGGGCAAACTCAAACCATCGTAGGTCCGTGCAACAAGGCCGTACGCTGAGGCGCGTGTGATCTAAAATTTAGGCCACGCGATTTAGCTGGCGTTATCGAAAATCTAGAACCTAAACGAAGAAGCAAGGAATAAGTGGGTGAATTTTTTCTTGGATAAACTGGCCGAACGCTCCCTGACCGTCGGAGTTTTCGGATTAGGATATGTTGGTATTCCATTGTCTCTTGCTATTTCTGAAGTGGGGTTAACGGTGCTTGGGTTCGATGTCAGCCGGCAGCGAGTCGATGAGCTGAACGCGGGGAAGAGCCCGATCCGACACATACCTGCTGAAGACATCATCCGGATGCGGACGCAGGGGTTCGCGGCAACGACTGACATGTCGCGAGCCGCAGAGTGTGATGTGCTGATAATTTGCGTACCAACGCCGCTGAACCGTCAGCGTGAACCCGACTTGAGCTTCGTGACTGCCACTATGGACGCCATCGCCCCATATCTGCGTAAAGGTCAGTTGGTCGCGTTGGAGAGCACCACTTGGCCCGGCACCACCGACGAGATATTGGCCCCCTATTTTGACCGTGCCGGCCTGACCCTGGGGAGAGATGCATTTCTGGTATATTCCCCAGAACGCGAAGATCCAGGAAATGTACATTTTGTGACATATTCTATTCCCAAAGTGCTGGGCGGAGTAACAGATTCCTGCAGGATCGTGGGGCAGGCATTCTATGAAGTCTTTATCGAGCGCGTTGTGCCTGTAAGCTCTGCCAAAGCGGCAGAATTGGTCAAGCTACTTGAGAACATCCACCGATCAGTCAATATCGGGCTGATGAACGAGATGAAAGTCCTTACCGACCGTATGGGAGTCGATATCTTCGAGATCGTGGATGCTGCCGCAACTAAGCCTTTTGGCTTTACACCCTATTACCCCGGCCCCGGGATCGGCGGGCATTGCATTCCGATCGACCCGTTTTACCTGACCTGGAAGGCGCGCGAGTATGGGCTTCATACCCGCTTCATCGAATTGGCTGGGGAAATCAATGCCAGCATGCCAGAATATGTTGTGAGCCGGCTGATCGCCGCGCTGAACGAAAGTGGAAAAGCCCTCAAGGGTTCACGGGTGCTTGCTTTGGGCATCGCCTATAAGCGCAATGTCGACGACATGCGCGAAAGCCCCTCGGTCTTTGTCATGGAACGGTTGCGGGCTTGGGGGGCCGAAGTGGCCTACAGCGATCCGCATGTCCCGAACTTCCCGCAAATGCGGGAACATGATTTCGACCTGTCTTCGGTTGATTTGACGCCGGATGTTCTGGCAGATTTCGATGCTGTGGTGGTGCTGACTGATCACAATGATATCGACTATCCGATGATCCTGGAACATGCACCATTGCTTCT comes from Roseinatronobacter monicus and encodes:
- a CDS encoding type II toxin-antitoxin system RelE family toxin, which encodes MKQISYTKAAIKALRRMPANTATLIRTKIEAYAQDPGAQAHNVKSLKGREGIRLRVGDWRVIMDDQGNVLAVLDIGPRGGIYD
- a CDS encoding IS5 family transposase, giving the protein MPHKFNDGRRHKFEKKRYRITNWAGYNESLRRRGDVTIWLSPEVEAAWRAERRKTRGGQPVYSDLSIVTCLTLGIVYNQPLRQTEGFVGSLVKLMGLDLLVPDYSTLSRRGAGLILPMKARASTDGPIHLVVDSTGLKIFGEGEWLENKHKTKAKRKSWRKLHLGLDLVTGEIACSELTTDDVGDPTALPELLDQIDGDVTRFIADGAYDGDPTSDLLVKLFGVDVEITIPPPKTAVLSAEAVGNPTLRDQRIAAIRTGGRMAWQVSSGYNQRSRGETQMGRWKMVIGPKLKARSFPNQKTEAKIGTHILNKMTELGRAKFEVVA
- a CDS encoding helix-turn-helix transcriptional regulator encodes the protein MNEMVTISREEYDRLRAAAEDLADLQTYDRAKAALAAGEDELIPADYVNRLLNGENALRVYRDLRAMTQAALAEKAGVNRVTVAEIETGRKQGSVATLRALANALGVSLDDLAD
- a CDS encoding DEAD/DEAH box helicase is translated as MRHQRYPIDQGNGLLTETVGSMQQRPTDRAFRIGQKRNVLVHKFVCAGTVEEKIDAMIESKKSLSEEVLGGSAEMNLTEMTDDALLRLVALDLASVSKE
- a CDS encoding tyrosine-type recombinase/integrase, with amino-acid sequence MSIETLPALRPARAPWNKGRIIGQKRPLLPKHVWSIRVRLEMAENRRDLALFNMAVDSKLRGSDLVCLRVNDVYAAGRVKERASVTQSKTRKPVRFEITETTRLSLERWIKDPEMVGCEYLWPSRLHASPHLSTRQYARIMRDWVLSIGLEPSAYGTHSMRRTKVAQIYKKTGNLRAVQLLLGHTKMDSTVRYLGVDLDDALSLSEGIDL
- a CDS encoding nucleotide sugar dehydrogenase; protein product: MDKLAERSLTVGVFGLGYVGIPLSLAISEVGLTVLGFDVSRQRVDELNAGKSPIRHIPAEDIIRMRTQGFAATTDMSRAAECDVLIICVPTPLNRQREPDLSFVTATMDAIAPYLRKGQLVALESTTWPGTTDEILAPYFDRAGLTLGRDAFLVYSPEREDPGNVHFVTYSIPKVLGGVTDSCRIVGQAFYEVFIERVVPVSSAKAAELVKLLENIHRSVNIGLMNEMKVLTDRMGVDIFEIVDAAATKPFGFTPYYPGPGIGGHCIPIDPFYLTWKAREYGLHTRFIELAGEINASMPEYVVSRLIAALNESGKALKGSRVLALGIAYKRNVDDMRESPSVFVMERLRAWGAEVAYSDPHVPNFPQMREHDFDLSSVDLTPDVLADFDAVVVLTDHNDIDYPMILEHAPLLLDTRGRYRGQTAPNLYRA